The region TTGCATCCGGGCTGTATGGTTTCATTCCATGCCATACATACTGCTCATCTTTTGCACGCAGATCTTTTTCATTTTGACTGACCTGTACCATCCTATTCACTCCCAAATCGCTAGCGCGTATTTTTTCTGTATGAAAAGACTTCGACAAAATGCCGAAGCCACTTGCTATATTCATCTATATGTTAAAAATCAAAGCGTGATGTAACCATCTTTTTACGTGTAAAAAAGTTCAAACCGTCTTTGCCGTTTACATGCAAATCTCCGTAAAAAGAGTCTTTCCAACCGGAGAATGGGAAGAAGGCCATGGTAGCAGGTACTCCTACGTTTATGCCAAGCATACCGGCATCTGCTTCTTCTCTAAATTGACGCACCGCTTTAGCATCTTTTGTATAAATCGTTGCTCCATTTCCAAAACGAGATTTTTCCATATAACGAAGTGCTTCATCTAATGTGTCAGCGCGAAGCAAGCTTAGTACAGGTGCAAAAATCTCTTCTTTAGCAATGGTCATATCAGGAGTTACGCGGTCAAAAATCGTTGCACCTAAGAAATTGCCTTCTGCATGTTCATCCATTTCTTTACGTCCGTCACGAATGAGTTCCGCTCCTTCTTTCATGCCAAGTTCAATATAATCCAGCACTTTATCACGGTGCTCTTTTCGAATCACAGGTGTTAGAAGCACTTCATCGTCAAAGCCGCTTCCCATAATTAATTCATCCGCTTTTTGCTTTAATTTTGAAACGAATTCATCGCCTTTCTCACCAACCACGACAACGGCGCTGCAGGCCATGCATCGCTGGCCGGCACTTCCATAAGCCGAGCTGATAATATGTGATACCGCTTTATCCATATCGCAGTCTGGCATCACAACATGATGATTTTTAGCTCCGGATAGAGCCTGAACTCGCTTCCCTTGAGCTGCAGCTTGTTCATAAACATATTTTGCTACCGGCTGCGATCCGACGAATGAAATCGCTTTAACTTTTTCATGTTCAATTAATCCGTTAACAACATCATGTGCACCGTGCACAATATTTAACAACCCATCCGGTGCTCCGGCTTCTGTAAAAAGTTCAGCAAGTCGCGTTGCTAAAAGCGGCGTTCGCTCAGACGGTTTTAATACAAACGCATTTCCACATACAATTGCAAGAGGGAACATCCAAAGCGGTACCATCATCGGAAAGTTAAAAGGTGTGATGCCGCCGACTACACCAAGTGGAAAACGGAACATTTCAGAATCAATTTCTTCCGCTATGTTATTTAATGATTCGCCCATTAATAAAGTAGGAGCACCCGCAGCAAACTCCACGCATTCAATACCGCGCTGTACTTCACCGTAAGCTTCTTTAAAAGCCTTACCGTTTTCTTGTACAACTAATTTAGCTAACTCTTCGTGATGCTTAACTAGTAAATGCTGAAACGCAAACATTAATCTTGCTCGTTTTGGAGCAGGAACGTTACGCCATGTTTCAAATGTTTTTTGCGCTGTTTCCACCGCATTAGCTACATCTTCTTTTGTAGAAAGCGGTACTTTTGCAATCACTTCTCCAGTCGATGGGTTAATCACCTC is a window of Priestia aryabhattai DNA encoding:
- a CDS encoding CoA-acylating methylmalonate-semialdehyde dehydrogenase codes for the protein MSVVNNDTQVLKNYVGGKWVDTAGKEFGEVINPSTGEVIAKVPLSTKEDVANAVETAQKTFETWRNVPAPKRARLMFAFQHLLVKHHEELAKLVVQENGKAFKEAYGEVQRGIECVEFAAGAPTLLMGESLNNIAEEIDSEMFRFPLGVVGGITPFNFPMMVPLWMFPLAIVCGNAFVLKPSERTPLLATRLAELFTEAGAPDGLLNIVHGAHDVVNGLIEHEKVKAISFVGSQPVAKYVYEQAAAQGKRVQALSGAKNHHVVMPDCDMDKAVSHIISSAYGSAGQRCMACSAVVVVGEKGDEFVSKLKQKADELIMGSGFDDEVLLTPVIRKEHRDKVLDYIELGMKEGAELIRDGRKEMDEHAEGNFLGATIFDRVTPDMTIAKEEIFAPVLSLLRADTLDEALRYMEKSRFGNGATIYTKDAKAVRQFREEADAGMLGINVGVPATMAFFPFSGWKDSFYGDLHVNGKDGLNFFTRKKMVTSRFDF